A region from the Triticum aestivum cultivar Chinese Spring chromosome 3D, IWGSC CS RefSeq v2.1, whole genome shotgun sequence genome encodes:
- the LOC123076598 gene encoding uncharacterized protein, translating to MPSAMWGAALLQSVRGASNPSSSLFLASLFMYSVYMLASAACCCRCLCSPELRGERRHGPWRRSRGAATWSSGREQRLFHHHVVGDEAVEVCATTATGSTRNTSARLMGAFQLLEHRTSVCPRRRVFWCPPSTCVVMTRGCEPAVMVQINQGRGRAGLGRRLLALLPARGQSTNGTVFTRAVSPAQPSSPQPAARAPCHGHGQGRREDANGRGGREGATQRRGDVGERGIHVPPPTAASHTDGSSERSRQPPTSGRSPFLLQRKRAAQPGVLDRREAIKPTVTCRRAAPLRRCLHANCSTNLLIRIRSVLLNLRALFCRVCGQWTNGISSRKRKLLCFVTKRTFLEATSGNRRSTGILLPILIAGHANSFFSILLVFFFKLVATMAAVGSWFGAAIGTVISPFRDIFFRHAMYCFNPGKYVRDHDRDTQTLIGRRSGVQGEIRTGTPNGLVATDDADSWVKRANQAISEERRNHQHYDDRRIISKCCSLNCCANYKIAKRAVEARREVRACLDSIPSNSTVRPPPPSVIDIPIHSAQLASQDSILQTACESINNQVGMIGIWGPDGVGNTHLLNKINNSFVGPNPPYFVIFVTASRESLVRNIQAQIIQRLEIRKDDVVPNPATNISEQLRTRDFLLLVDGLYENLDLLEVGIPHPLGIIEGQFKRKVVITSQSKTVCDRMFVNEYIEMPGLGETESFELFAQTFGQEDIDSDPHIRAIAHDLVKELKGVPSDLIHFGKQMVGKSDPGEWEDVICTVRKLNLQKKDPTLGGRTLKNLKDATNNLVARSKDVHNKIKASEREGMTSTNEVNKWLEQVDTINYDVEVIFARNKLKKDVTMEAIKTVPQVQECLRACPNNIAFVSVPPPAQEIPGPCMSSQNRNLKEALQFIKDDPVGMIGIWGPGGVGKTYLLNSINNSIAVAGGISFDVIFVRASRGCSVEKIQGDFLMKLGMKADGNVESQSQKIFNFLKNRSFLILLDDLWEQIDLQAVGIPYPLGILGQFKRKVIITSRSENVCHLMDVKVPIEVPRLEDGEALQLFKQTVGQENLNEDPHIGALVIDLVKELQGLPSELIHFGKVLRRKRDPMQWENVIQAVKKSNLCKDDPLSVTGKIVKDLKDANKSLLARSNDIRRRIETDEREGRTSTIEVDGWLEKVAIINSGAQVIFNGYELNKDIRMEATEKLSEIQECLRACPDNNNIALESVPAPTQEIPGPSMSAENCNLQKALLFINDDPVGMIGIWGPGGVGKTYLLKNINNSFGGMSLHVIFVTASKGCSVQTIQEEILKKLRMPEGANVESQCQIIYEFLKNRSFLLLLDDLWEQIDLQAVGIPYPLGIVNQLKRKVVLTTRLRKVCGQMEVREELIVTCLQEEDAWQLFKEKVSQETLSSSPRIETLAKELVKELKGLPLALIVIGKAMYPKTDPIEWEYAIEHMQRSCCDEDNPLSIENIFGQLKFSYDNLWSDTLRHCFLTCALWPEDWEIIKADLAQCWMGLGLLDECDIRRSYSQAYSLIGDLRDACLLENRGNWYGSVKVHDVIRDMALWISCGCCENNNNWFVRAKVATEERFSIPWGKAEYISLMLNGMSKLPSFGNDHGPMKLMTLCLQNNYFDGSIVETIKNFASLTYLDLRTNLLKDIPEELCSLVNLEYLDLSHNPDIYQLPDCFGKLIKLKFLYLQCTDIRIIPKKVISNLKALQVIDMRTWRAYRGGGSINYNPAIFQELGTLDQLKAAGIEADGFTEYESLRDVAANLPIRSLIMGSLKETHPLCLSDILSADFARRTLFELEIIWSKMEQITGRQEPNYCFGTLNKLFLWFLVNLKEITWVGRSPASVFPRLTCVNVNSCSKLEHLSWTMYLPCLEQLEARFCDNMKEAFRRTVHHGEITSTGQESSSASKGTFPCLKQLRLSDNPKLITICDPDVTFPSLEQLVLTKSPELIRLPFQIHSLPLKLQELQFDDVECWDRLECEEGVKSFLQHCLKFGYVSEIS from the exons ATGCCGTCGGCGATGTGGGGCGCCGCTCTGCTCCAATCTGTCCGCGGCGCGTCT AATCCATCAAGCAGCCTGTTCTTGGCTAGCTTGTTTATGTACAGCGTGTACATGCTCGCCAGCGCCgcgtgctgctgccgctgcttgTGCTCGCCGGAGTTGAGAGGGGAGCGGCGCCACGGCCCatggagaagaagcagaggagcaGCCACGTGGTCTTCGGGGCGAGAACAACGGCTCTTCCATCATCATGTTGTGGGCGACGAGGCAGTGGAGGTATGCGCGACTACGGCCACCGGATCCACTAGAAACACGTCGGCGCGGTTGATGGGCGCGTTTCAGTTGCTGGAGCACCGCACCAGCGTGTGCCCCCGCCGGCGCGTGTTCTGGTGTCCGCCCAGCACCTGCGTGGTCATGACTCGCGGTTGTGAGCCGGCGGTCATGGTGCAGATCAACCAAGGGAGAGGCAGAGCGGGGCTTGGCCGCCGTCTCCTGGCGTTGTTGCCGGCGAGAGG ACAGTCAACGAATGGAACTGTTTTTACACGCGCCGTGTCGCCtgcgcagccgagctcgccgcagCCGGCAGCCCGAGCTCCATGCCATGGACATGGGCAGGGCAGAAGAGAGGATGCCAACGGGCGGGGTGGGAGAGAGGGCGCTACTCAGCGCAGAGGCGACGTTGGTGAGAGGGGCATTCATGTTCCACCCCCAACAGCGGCATCGCACACCGACGGTTCCTCCGAACGCAGCCGCCAGCCGCCGACATCTGGCCGCTCGCCATTCCTTCTACAAAGGAAACGGGCGGCGCAGCCTGGAGTCCTGGACCGGCGCGAAGCCATTAAGCCAACGGTGACTTGCCGACGTGCTGCTCCACTGCGCCGGTGTCTGCACGCCAACTGTTCGACGAATTTACTCATCCGCATTCGGAGTGTCTTGCTGAATTTGCGAGCCTTGTTTTGCAGGGTCTGCGGACAGTGGACCAACGGCA TATCTTCTAGAAAGAGGAAATTGCTTTGTTTTGTGACAAAGCGTACTTTTCTTGAAGCAACTTCTGGAAACAGAAGATCCACG GGCATTCTTCTTCCCATTTTGATAGCTGGACACGCCAATTCGTTTTTCAGTATTTTGCTTGTATTTTTCTTTAAACTAGTTGCAACAATGGCGGCTGTGGGTAGTTGGTTTGGTGCTGCTATTGGCACGGTCATAAGTCCATTCAGAGATATTTTCTTCAGACATGCAATGTATTGCTTCAACCCTGGCAAATACGTGCGAGATCATGATAGGGATACTCAGACTTTGATTGGCAGACGAAGTGGTGTCCAAGGCGAGATCCGAACTGGCACCCCGAATGGCTTGGTAGCAACAGATGATGCAGATTCTTGGGTGAAAAGGGCAAATCAAGCTATATCTGAAGAAAGGAGAAACCATCAACATTATGATGACAGACGCATAATTTCTAAATGTTGCTCCCTAAATTGCTGCGCCAACTACAAAATTGCTAAGAGAGCAGTTGAGGCGCGACGTGAAGTGCGCGCATGTCTTGACAGTATACCCAGTAATTCTACAGTCAGACCACCGCCACCTTCTGTCATAGATATCCCCATCCATTCCGCTCAACTGGCAAGTCAAGACAGTATTCTCCAGACTGCTTGCGAGAGCATCAATAATCAAGTTGGAATGATTGGAATATGGGGTCCAGATGGAGTTGGGAACACACATCTCCTGAACAAGATCAACAACTCCTTTGTTGGACCTAACCCTCCATATTTTGTTATCTTTGTTACGGCCTCCAGAGAATCCTTGGTACGAAATATTCAAGCTCAAATCATACAACGTCTCGAAATAAGAAAGGATGATGTTGTGCCAAATCCAGCCACCAACATATCAGAACAACTCAGGACAAGAGACTTTCTCCTGTTGGTGGATGGCCTTTATGAGAACCTAGACCTTCTAGAAGTTGGCATTCCACATCCTCTTGGAATAATTGAGGGCCAATTCAAGAGGAAAGTGGTAATCACATCACAATCAAAAACTGTATGTGACCGAATGTTTGTGAATGAATATATAGAGATGCCTGGTTTGGGTGAGACTGAATCCTTCGAGCTATTTGCACAAACTTTTGGTCAGGAAGATATTGATTCTGATCCCCACATCAGGGCCATAGCTCATGATCTCGTAAAGGAACTAAAAGGTGTGCCGTCAGACTTAATACATTTTGGGAAACAAATGGTAGGTAAAAGCGATCCAGGGGAGTGGGAAGATGTCATTTGTACAGTAAGGAAGTTGAACCTTCAAAAGAAAGACCCAACTTTG GGTGGAAGGACTTTGAAAAATCTCAAGGATGCCACCAACAACTTGGTTGCGAGGAGCAAAGATGTCCATAATAAGATTAAGGCTTCCGAGCGGGAGGGCATGACATCCACGAATGAGGTGAACAAATGGCTGGAACAAGTGGATACCATCAATTATGATGTGGAGGTAATCTTTGCGCGCAACAAGTTGAAAAAGGATGTTACTATGGAAGCAATCAAGACGGTTCCTCAGGTCCAAGAATGTCTCAGGGCTTGTCCCAATAATATTGCATTTGTGTCAGTGCCACCTCCTGCCCAAGAGATACCGGGCCCCTGTATGTCTTCCCAGAACCGTAACCTTAAAGAGGCTCTCCAGTTCATTAAGGATGACCCTGTGGGAATGATTGGAATATGGGGTCCAGGTGGAGTTGGGAAAACATATCTTCTGAACAGTATCAATAACTCAATTGCTGTTGCTGGAGGCATTTCATTTGATGTTATCTTTGTGAGGGCCTCTAGGGGGTGTTCAGTGGAGAAGATCCAAGGAGATTTCCTAATGAAGCTCGGAATGAAAGCAGATGGTAATGTGGAATCTCAAAGCCAAAAGATTTTTAATTTCCTGAAAAACAGGAGCTTTCTTATACTGTTGGATGACCTTTGGGAGCAAATTGATCTGCAAGCAGTTGGCATTCCTTATCCTCTTGGAATTCTGGGCCAATTCAAGAGGAAAGTGATAATCACGTCACGATCAGAAAACGTATGTCATCTGATGGATGTGAAGGTGCCTATAGAAGTGCCTCGCTTGGAAGATGGTGAAGCACTCCAGCTATTTAAACAAACGGTTGGTCAGGAAAATCTGAATGAGGATCCGCACATCGGGGCCCTTGTGATAGATCTTGTCAAAGAACTACAAGGTCTGCCATCAGAATTGATACATTTTGGGAAGGTATTGCGAAGAAAAAGAGATCCAATGCAGTGGGAAAATGTCATTCAGGCAGTAAAGAAATCAAACCTTTGTAAGGATGACCCATTGTCTGTG ACAGGAAAGATTGTGAAAGATCTTAAGGATGCCAACAAAAGCTTGCTTGCAAGGAGCAATGACATCCGCCGTAGGATTGAGACTGACGAGCGAGAGGGCAGGACATCCACGATTGAGGTGGATGGATGGCTGGAAAAAGTTGCTATTATCAATTCTGGTGCACAGGTAATCTTCAATGGCTATGAGTTGAATAAGGATATCAGAATGGAGGCAACTGAGAAGCTTTCTGAGATCCAAGAATGTCTCAGGGCTTGTCCCGATAATAATAATATTGCACTTGAGTCTGTGCCGGCACCTACCCAAGAGATACCCGGTCCATCAATGTCTGCTGAGAACTGTAATCTTCAAAAGGCTCTCCTATTCATTAATGATGACCCTGTGGGAATGATTGGAATATGGGGTCCAGGTGGAGTGGGGAAAACATATCTTTTGAAAAATATCAATAACTCATTTGGAGGCATGTCCTTGCATGTTATCTTTGTGACAGCCTCCAAGGGGTGTTCAGTGCAAACCATCCAAGAGGAGATTCTAAAGAAGCTCAGAATGCCAGAAGGAGCTAATGTGGAATCTCAATGCCAAATCATTTACGAATTCCTGAAAAATAGAAGCTTTCTTCTTTTGTTGGATGACCTTTGGGAGCAAATTGATTTGCAAGCAGTTGGCATACCATATCCCCTTGGAATTGTAAACCAACTCAAAAGAAAAGTGGTTCTTACAACAAGATTAAGAAAAGTTTGTGGTCAAATGGAGGTAAGGGAAGAGTTAATAGTCACTTGTCTGCAGGAGGAGGATGCATGGCAGTTATTTAAAGAGAAGGTCAGTCAGGAAACTCTTTCTTCAAGTCCTCGTATTGAAACCCTTGCAAAAGAACTTGTGAAAGAGCTGAAGGGTTTGCCATTAGCTTTGATAGTTATTGGAAAGGCAATGTATCCAAAAACTGATCCGATTGAATGGGAATATGCTATCGAGCATATGCAACGATCATGTTGTGACGAGGATAATCCCCTGTCTATAGAAAATATTTTCGGACAACTCAAGTTTAGTTACGATAATTTATGGAGTGACACATTGAGACATTGTTTCTTGACTTGTGCACTGTGGCCAGAGGATTGGGAGATTATCAAAGCTGACCTTGCACAATGCTGGATGGGCTTAGGTCTATTGGATGAGTGTGATATTCGAAGGTCCTACTCACAAGCATATAGTCTAATCGGCGACCTTAGAGATGCATGTTTATTAGAGAACCGGGGAAATTGGTATGGTTCTGTTAAAGTGCATGACGTGATTCGTGATATGGCTTTGTGGATCTCTTGTGGCTGTTGTGAGAATAACAACAATTGGTTTGTCCGTGCAAAAGTTGCCACAGAAGAAAGATTTAGCATCCCTTGGGGCAAAGCTGAGTACATCTCGTTGATGTTGAATGGAATGAGTAAACTTCCTTCCTTTGGCAATGATCATGGCCCTATGAAACTGATGACATTATGCCTTCAAAATAATTATTTTGATGGAAGCATAGTTGAAACAATCAAGAATTTCGCTTCACTGACATATTTGGATTTGAGGACGAACCTTCTCAAGGACATACCTGAAGAATTATGCTCCTTAGTGAACTTGGAGTACCTTGATTTGTCACATAATCCTGACATATACCAATTGCCGGACTGCTTTGGAAAGCTCATTAAGCTCAAGTTCTTGTACTTGCAGTGCACGGACATACGAATAATACCAAAGAAGGTGATATCTAACCTTAAAGCTTTGCAAGTGATAGACATGAGGACTTGGCGGGCATATCGTGGAGGAGGCTCTATCAACTATAACCCTGCAATATTCCAAGAGTTGGGCACCCTTGATCAGTTGAAAGCAGCTGGTATTGAGGCCGATGGTTTCACAGAGTATGAATCACTAAGAGATGTCGCAGCTAATCTCCCCATTCGATCTTTAATTATGGGGAGTCTCAAAGAAACACACCCCTTATGCCTCTCTGATATTCTTTCAGCCGACTTTGCACGACGAACCTTGTTTGAACTGGAAATTATATGGAGCAAGATGGAGCAAATAACAGGAAGACAAGAACCAAACTACTGTTTTGGTACTCTGAATAAGCTCTTCCTGTGGTTTTTGGTGAACTTGAAAGAGATCACATGGGTGGGAAGGTCTCCAGCGTCTGTGTTTCCAAGGCTCACTTGTGTGAATGTGAATAGCTGCTCAAAGCTAGAGCACCTCTCTTGGACGATGTACCTGCCCTGCCTTGAGCAGTTGGAGGCACGTTTCTGCGACAACATGAAGGAAGCATTTCGGAGGACCGTGCATCACGGTGAAATAACGAGCACAGGTCAAGAGAGTTCAAGTGCATCTAAAGGTACATTTCCTTGCCTGAAACAGCTGCGCCTTTCGGACAACCCAAAGCTGATCACCATCTGTGATCCCGACGTGACGTTCCCGTCCCTGGAGCAGCTGGTGCTCACAAAGTCTCCAGAGTTGATCAGACTCCCTTTCCAGATACACAGCTTGCCGCTAAAGCTGCAGGAGCTACAGTTTGATGATGTCGAATGCTGGGACAggttggaatgtgaagaaggtgtcAAATCTTTCCTACAACATTGTCTTAAATTTGGCTATGTGAGTGAAATATCATGA
- the LOC123080742 gene encoding uncharacterized protein has protein sequence MKMKEGGDWSSEWRRPHGSAKLGGLSMVPEWDSLPPELVQAVADRVLSATGGVDAYMDMRAVCSTWRSAVAKSSPFAAVAGLRFRPRHWVMLDLQPDDLNDEARLFLHVPTGRFRRLHLPALRDNLVAGAADGLLVLADMYPPHLARVLNPFTGDMLHFPAALPRHFTFTSVMKGGSHPTLVLLRWGSVFCAAPNSDLFTQTEEAVESYLVSIANFQGDVYCADGRGCVFKLVALAPAADQCDDDDDDDDDDDDDDDDDDDDDDDDDDDDDDDDDDDDDDDDDDDDDDDDDDDDDDDDDDDDDDDDAAAPPDVHVYTQEGDDDTKEGDDHSEMPSYLVESAGELLLVCSVDQTLKVFRVNVEHKLLEEVKSLGGRTLFLGQERCVSVDAAKLPSVDGDCIYMLDFENAPMSDSESVSMSDSEDMSVSDSRDKICVYNLRGDVVDIISSKDFCARPFSLVQVLLRYCDVLPKL, from the coding sequence ATGAAGATGAAGGAGGGGGGCGACTGGAGCAGCGAGTGGCGGCGGCCGCACGGCAGCGCCAAGTTGGGTGGCCTATCCATGGTCCCTGAATGGGATTCGCTTCCACCGGAGCTTGTCCAAGCGGTCGCCGACCGCGTCCTCTCCGCCACCGGCGGCGTCGACGCGTACATGGACATGAGGGCCGTCTGCTCAACCTGGCGCTCTGCCGTCGCCAAGTCATCTCCTTTCGCCGCGGTCGCCGGCCTCCGTTTCCGCCCGCGCCACTGGGTCATGCTCGACCTGCAACCCGACGACCTCAATGACGAGGCTCGCCTCTTCCTCCACGTCCCCACCGGCCGCTTCCGCCGCCTGCACCTCCCGGCGCTCCGCGACAACCTCGTCGCCGGTGCTGCCGACGGTCTCCTCGTGCTCGCGGACATGTATCCGCCGCACTTGGCTCGTGTCCTCAACCCATTTACAGGTGACATGCTCCACTTCCCCGCGGCGTTACCTCGGCATTTTACCTTTACCTCGGTGATGAAGGGAGGCTCTCATCCGACGCTGGTCTTGCTGAGATGGGGCTCGGTGTTCTGTGCTGCCCCAAACAGCGATCTCTTTACACAGACAGAGGAGGCCGTTGAATCCTACTTGGTGAGCATTGCTAACTTCCAGGGCGACGTCTATTGTGCCGATGGCCGTGGATGTGTATTCAAGTTGGTCGCACTCGCACCAGCAGCAGACcagtgtgatgatgatgatgatgatgatgatgatgatgatgatgatgatgatgatgatgatgatgatgatgatgatgatgatgatgatgatgatgatgatgatgatgatgatgatgatgatgatgatgatgatgatgatgatgatgatgatgatgatgatgatgatgatgatgatgatgatgatgatgatgatgatgatgccgcgGCGCCGCCGGATGTGCACGTATATACACAAGAGGGAGATGATGATACAAAAGAGGGAGATGATCACAGCGAAATGCCTTCTTATCTTGTGGAGTCTGCTGGGGAACTGCTGCTCGTTTGCTCCGTTGATCAAACTTTGAAAGTTTTCAGAGTCAACGTCGAGCACAAGTTGTTGGAGGAGGTCAAGAGCCTCGGCGGCCGCACCTTGTTCCTCGGCCAAGAGAGGTGTGTGTCTGTCGATGCAGCGAAGCTTCCTTCCGTTGACGGAGATTGCATATACATGTTAGATTTTGAAAACGCGCCCATGTCAGATTCTGAAAGCGTGTCCATGTCAGATTCTGAAGACATGTCCGTGTCAGATTCTAGAGACAAGATATGCGTGTATAACCTAAGAGGCGACGTGGTGGACATTATCTCCAGCAAGGACTTTTGTGCTCGACCTTTCAGCCTTGTCCAGGTTCTCCTGCGGTACTGTGATGTCCTTCCCAAATTGTAA